Genomic DNA from Desulfotomaculum sp.:
GGGCCGACGCTACGGTGCCCCTTATTGCAGTAATCACCGGAAAATCTTATGCTGGCGCTCATTACGCCATCCTGGACAAGAGCATCGGGGCAGACCTGTGCTACGCCTGGCCGACAGCCAAGATTAACATCGTCGGCGGCGCTACTGCGGCAAGTGTAATTTTTGCCAAGGAAATTAAGAATTCTCCGAACCCGGCAGAAACAGCAGCGAAGAGAATTGCAGAATACAATAAGGCATACGAGCATCCCTACCAGCCCGCGGAACGCGGTTATGTTGACGATGTGATTATGCCGCACGATACAAGAAAAGTTATTTGCCAGGCCCTGGAGATACTGGAAAACAAACAAGTTGCCAGACCCTGGAGAAAATATTCGAATATCAACCTGTAAAGTTAATTCTTTAGGAAAGGGGTCTTCCATTTGGAAGGCCCCTTTTGATTCGTTAACCAGTTTGCTTTAACGTTAATCAGTTTGTTTTAAACCGTTCAATTCTTCCCTGCCCTTTTTCACTTGGTCCGTTAGTTTCTCGAGGTCTTTTTCAATCCCGCCTAAAACATCATCAGCGTAATCTCGTGCCCCCTGTTTAATTTCAAAGGCAACCTGTTCCGCCTTCTGGATCATTTCCTCAGCTATTATTTGAGCCTGGCGTGTTATTTCACTTTCCTCAGCCTGCCTGTCCATTTGTCTTTTAGCATCATCCAGAATCCTTGACGCCTCTCTTTTTGAATCAGAAAGCACCTTTTCGCGTTCCTGAATCAACCATTTTGCCTGACGCATTTCTTCCGGTATGGATGTGCGAATCCGGTCAAGGCAATCCAATAGCCGGTCTTCATTGATTAAAACTTTCCTTGTCAGGGGAACCCGCATACTTTCTTCAACCAGTTCCTCAAGTTCGTTAAGGATATTTGACAGCTCCACTTACAAACCTCCCTTTTATTGGCTTGGACAATCAGCCAGTTCAGGTTTTAAACTATAAAAAGTCAACAGTGTATCCCCGTACCTGTGTTGGCGTGTTAATGTTAAATTATCAATCCTAGCCGGCAACACCTCTCTTTTACTGCTTTCCACAATAATAACGCCATCCGGTAAGAGCAAACCGCTGTTGCCGATCATCTCGATTGTAGGATTTTCAAGGCCCTGCTCATACGGCGGATCAAGAAAGACAATATCATAAAGCTCTTTTCTGTTTGCCATTAATTTAAGGGCTTTTAAAACATTCGACTTAATTACGCAAACTTGAGCGGATAAGTCCCCGGTTAAAAATTTTAGGTTTTCATAGATAGCCTGCACAGCTTTGCTGTTTTGATCTACGAAGCAGACCCGCCGCGCTCCCCGGCTCACTGCCTCGATACCCACATTGCCGGTTCCGGCATAAAGGTCCAAAAACCTGCTCTCCTGAACTCTTGCGCCGAGTATATCAAAAAGAGCTTCTTTTACCCTGTCACCGGTCGGACGACCTTTCCACCCGCGGGGCACTTTAAGCAGGCGGCCTCTGTATATGCCGGAAATTACCCTAACCATGCCAAGCTTTCCTTCTTCCGTACATTTTACCATAATCTTAACACAATGATAAAACTAATTTGTATTAATTAAGTATTTTCCTGGAATCTACGCACATAAACAAAATTTATGAGGGAATGCTATATCTATGCAATCATAGAAGGTGTCGATCATGTTAAGTGAAGTTTGCCAGAATTTTGGAATCAGCTTGGACCTTGCCCTGGAAGCAAGGGAAATTGTGCGCGGGGAAACCGGTCAGGAAATTCCGGGTGTAAAGGTCGATCAGGAGAATTACGAACATGCCCAGGTAACCATAGTAGATATTATTGAACCTTACGCCGAAAAAATCATGGGAAAACCGGCCGGCACTTACATAACCATTGAAGCGC
This window encodes:
- the rsmD gene encoding 16S rRNA (guanine(966)-N(2))-methyltransferase RsmD, whose amino-acid sequence is MVRVISGIYRGRLLKVPRGWKGRPTGDRVKEALFDILGARVQESRFLDLYAGTGNVGIEAVSRGARRVCFVDQNSKAVQAIYENLKFLTGDLSAQVCVIKSNVLKALKLMANRKELYDIVFLDPPYEQGLENPTIEMIGNSGLLLPDGVIIVESSKREVLPARIDNLTLTRQHRYGDTLLTFYSLKPELADCPSQ
- a CDS encoding ATPase — translated: MELSNILNELEELVEESMRVPLTRKVLINEDRLLDCLDRIRTSIPEEMRQAKWLIQEREKVLSDSKREASRILDDAKRQMDRQAEESEITRQAQIIAEEMIQKAEQVAFEIKQGARDYADDVLGGIEKDLEKLTDQVKKGREELNGLKQTD